The following is a genomic window from Hyphomicrobiales bacterium.
ATGCCCAAAACTTGGGGGTGATGATGCGTTGGGCAGTTCTGGTCGCGCCGTTGGCGCTGGTGGGGTGTATTTCGGCGAAGCCGGGGGCGGAGTCTGTACAGTTGTTGGCCAATGCTGAGCTTGTCAAAGGCTGCGCCTTTATCGAACAAGACAGTATTGGTATTGACGCATTGGAGAGCGGGGGGATCGACAATCTCCGCAAGGATCTTATTACAAAAATGAAGAACAAGGCGGTCTCTGTTGGCGGAACTCATGTTCTCACATCGGGGCCTACAGTGTCTCTACCGGGACCGGTAACAAACATAACCGGCGACATATACCGCTGCGGCTAGAAATCGCAGCATAGGAAATAACAAGGCCGTCCTTTTGGGCGGCCTTTTCTTTTGGGGTGACGCATGGACCTTGCGAATGCGAAGGTGGTTCGCCTCGTCGAGACGCGCTACACCTCCGAAGGCGCGGCCAAAGCGATCGGTGATGCCGACAAGGTCGCGGAAAGCCAGGAGAAGGTCAGTCAATCGACTGGCGCCGTGGCGGAGGCGACGGACAGGACGGCCAAAACCATCCTCAGCGCCGAGGGCTCCTACAAGCGCCTGCTGACGTCAGTCGACAAGCAGTTCCGCGCGCAATCGCAGCTTGCCTCCGGGCAGGCCGCGCTCAGTCGCGCCATCCAGCAGGGGGTCATCGACACCCGCGAATATGATCGCGTGATGGCGTTGCTGGCAACGCGCTACGGCGGCGTCAAGTCGTCAAGCACCGAGCTCGTCATCGCCAACGACAATGTCGCCGGAAGTTTCGCCCGCGTCGTGCAGGCGGCCCAGGCCGCCGTGCCCGGCCTCGCCCGGTTTGGCGGGTTCGTGCCCAGCATCAGCGGGCTCGCGGGTGGCATCGCGGCTGTCGGCACCGCGGCGCTGGCCGCGGGAACGGCGATCGCATCGGCTGGCGATGAATTCACGCGCTATGGCAATCTGTTGCAGGCAGCGGGCGTATCGGCGGCGGAGCTCGGTGCCCGTCAACAGCTGCTTGTTGACCTCGCCCTGAATACCCGCACCGCGCTCGAGCCGACCGTCACCCTCTATGCCGGCCTGTCGCGCTCGACGCAGGAGCTCGGCAAGTCGCAGGCCGAGGTTGCCCGCGCGACCGAGACGATCAACAAGGCCTTCAAGCTCGGCGGCGTATCGGCGGAATCGGCGGCCGGCGCCATCCTCCAGCTCAACCAAGCCATGGCGGCCGGTGCCCTGCGCGGTGATGAGCTGAATTCCGTGCTCGAAGGCGCGCCGCCGCTCGCGCGGCTGATCGCCAAGGAATTTGAGGTCGGCATCGGCGAGCTGAAGAAGCTTGGCGAGGAAGGCAAGCTCTCCGCCACGCGGGTGTTCGACGCCATCGTGAAGGGCTCCGACGACATCGATTCGTCCTTCCGCGACAGCAAGGTCACGATGCAGGACGCCGCCACCAATGGTGTGACGGCCTTCACCGACCTGGGCGCGGCGCTCGATCGGGTGCTTGGGATTTCAACGCGGGTTGCGGGCGCGATCAACAGCGTCGCGGCGAGCGTTAGGAATGTCGCGGCGGCCGTGCGCGAACTCCCTGATGGCATCGAGCTGGCCAATATTCAGGGGTTGGACAAGCAGATCCAGGAATATCAATCCCGCGCGGGCAATCGCGCCTATGCCAACGCCCTATCAGGCGGTGTTGACCCTATCACCGGGACCATCATTGATGGATCGCGTGAGGCGACTGACGCCACCAAGGAGCTCATCGCCCAGCGCGACAAGCTGATCGAACAGCGGATCAACCGCCAGGTTGGCGTTGCGCCGGGCGTGCCGGACCCCGCGGCCCAGCTTGTCGGCATCGCCAATGATAACATCAAGAGATCGATCGACGGGATCGG
Proteins encoded in this region:
- a CDS encoding conserved hypothetical protein (Evidence 4 : Unknown function but conserved in other organisms); this translates as MRWAVLVAPLALVGCISAKPGAESVQLLANAELVKGCAFIEQDSIGIDALESGGIDNLRKDLITKMKNKAVSVGGTHVLTSGPTVSLPGPVTNITGDIYRCG